In Clostridium sp. SY8519, one genomic interval encodes:
- a CDS encoding flavodoxin: MEEKKNTYAVRYYTRGGHTRMLAEAIADELGCEAFSTSQRLSGYIDILFLGGAVYANHLDPNITGFIDHFDRSKVGKIILFGDAAVTNPCKKMRARLAGRGIPAETDEFCCHGSFKLLYRSHPDADDIRNAREFARRWRQMDPAAPQPVDAGSKYANIRHWAE, encoded by the coding sequence ATGGAAGAAAAGAAAAACACCTATGCCGTACGCTATTACACCCGCGGCGGCCACACCCGAATGCTGGCTGAGGCGATTGCTGATGAACTGGGCTGTGAAGCCTTCTCCACCTCCCAGCGGCTGAGCGGATATATCGATATCCTGTTTCTGGGCGGCGCGGTTTATGCCAATCATCTGGATCCGAATATCACCGGGTTTATTGACCACTTTGACCGCAGCAAAGTAGGGAAAATCATCCTCTTCGGCGATGCCGCCGTGACCAATCCGTGCAAAAAAATGCGTGCCCGGCTGGCCGGACGAGGCATTCCGGCAGAAACCGATGAATTCTGCTGCCACGGTTCCTTCAAGCTGCTCTACCGCAGCCATCCGGATGCCGATGACATCCGGAACGCCCGGGAATTTGCCCGCCGCTGGCGGCAGATGGATCCGGCGGCGCCGCAGCCGGTTGACGCCGGCAGCAAATACGCCAATATCCGTCACTGGGCCGAGTAA
- a CDS encoding DJ-1/PfpI family protein: MKLAVLCADNVEEIECLTVVDYCRRANLAIDMLSVMERRMVTGAHGITFQTDGMWTDADPEEYDALILPGGSGYVHLRENPSVCDAIVNFWKEKKLVAAICASPSIFAELGILKGKDAVVYPGMEVVDAGVNWLDQSVAVSGNVITGKGPSRAGVFAIAVIRYVAGDAAAEAVKAEVLSIHG, encoded by the coding sequence ATGAAATTAGCTGTTTTATGCGCAGACAATGTAGAAGAAATCGAATGCCTGACCGTTGTGGATTACTGCCGCCGGGCCAATCTGGCCATTGATATGCTGTCCGTTATGGAGCGGCGGATGGTTACCGGAGCACATGGAATCACTTTCCAGACGGACGGGATGTGGACGGATGCGGATCCGGAGGAATACGACGCGCTGATTCTGCCGGGCGGAAGCGGTTATGTGCATTTGCGGGAGAATCCGTCGGTGTGCGATGCTATTGTAAACTTCTGGAAAGAAAAGAAGCTGGTGGCAGCCATCTGCGCGTCCCCGTCGATTTTCGCGGAGCTTGGAATCCTGAAGGGAAAGGACGCAGTGGTGTATCCGGGCATGGAAGTCGTGGATGCGGGTGTAAACTGGCTGGATCAGAGCGTAGCAGTGTCCGGAAATGTGATTACCGGCAAAGGCCCGTCCCGGGCAGGCGTATTTGCCATCGCCGTGATCCGCTATGTGGCAGGGGATGCGGCAGCAGAGGCGGTGAAAGCGGAGGTGCTGAGCATTCACGGCTAG
- a CDS encoding FAD-dependent oxidoreductase: MNDTTELLVIGGGASGLAAAAAASEAGVSTMLVEANAFTGGNGVFPRGMFAVDSVLQRRQLIFADPDRIFSECMAYSHWKINGRIVRRLIERTGDTIQWLMDMGVPFNRVVHHMPNQSPEVFHVALGDHVSETTGRQVTRALEQRCREHGVKILTRTRGRKLLKDENGAVTGAVCTDAEGRELTIHARQVIIGTGGFAGNKELIHEFLPEIDRKHLTATAGMLHQGDGIRMARAAGADVEGHFTMEIAAPSIHGFGGLKILMGKAWNVWVNRQGRRFADESIVYNFPQSAHACLEQPGSELWVLFDKRIMERTLADGMDIIEYIHIPEGAEEKLPDTIEEAIQAGVMRRADSVEALEQWIGCGSGNLRREIEEYNTCCLQGRDKIFAKDRRYLMPLTEPPFYAIRAGVDLLNTHGGIRVDEEFRALDPSGNVLPGLRVAGVDFGGADADIYNVNLSGHGFSFAVNSGRIAGEHAARELRGSRG; the protein is encoded by the coding sequence ATGAATGACACGACAGAATTACTGGTAATTGGCGGCGGGGCTTCCGGACTGGCGGCAGCAGCCGCTGCTTCGGAAGCGGGCGTTTCCACGATGCTTGTGGAGGCAAATGCGTTTACCGGTGGAAACGGAGTGTTTCCCAGGGGAATGTTTGCGGTAGACAGTGTCCTGCAGCGCAGACAGCTGATCTTCGCGGATCCGGACAGAATTTTTTCTGAATGCATGGCCTATTCTCACTGGAAGATTAACGGACGGATTGTCCGGCGTCTGATTGAACGGACGGGGGATACCATTCAGTGGCTGATGGATATGGGGGTACCCTTCAACCGGGTCGTGCACCATATGCCGAACCAGTCGCCGGAAGTATTCCACGTGGCACTGGGAGACCATGTTTCGGAGACGACAGGCAGACAGGTGACCCGTGCGCTGGAACAGCGCTGCCGGGAGCATGGAGTAAAGATCCTGACCCGGACCAGAGGCAGGAAGCTGCTGAAAGATGAAAATGGCGCCGTCACCGGGGCAGTCTGCACGGATGCGGAGGGCAGAGAACTGACGATTCATGCCCGGCAGGTGATTATCGGTACCGGAGGATTTGCGGGAAATAAAGAACTGATCCATGAATTCCTGCCGGAGATTGACAGAAAGCATCTGACGGCCACCGCCGGGATGCTGCATCAGGGTGACGGTATTCGGATGGCCAGAGCGGCGGGAGCCGACGTGGAGGGCCATTTTACCATGGAGATCGCGGCACCGAGTATACACGGATTCGGCGGACTGAAGATTCTTATGGGAAAAGCCTGGAATGTCTGGGTGAATCGGCAGGGCAGGCGTTTCGCGGATGAGAGTATCGTGTATAATTTTCCCCAGTCTGCCCATGCGTGTTTGGAACAGCCGGGCAGTGAGCTGTGGGTGCTGTTTGATAAAAGGATCATGGAGCGGACCCTTGCGGATGGAATGGACATTATCGAATATATCCATATTCCGGAGGGGGCAGAGGAGAAACTGCCGGACACCATAGAAGAAGCCATTCAGGCCGGTGTCATGCGGCGGGCAGATTCTGTGGAAGCGCTGGAACAGTGGATCGGCTGCGGCAGCGGAAATCTGCGGCGTGAAATCGAGGAGTATAATACCTGCTGTCTGCAGGGACGGGACAAAATCTTCGCAAAAGACAGACGCTATCTGATGCCGCTGACGGAACCGCCGTTTTATGCCATTCGCGCCGGGGTCGACCTGCTGAATACACACGGGGGGATCCGTGTGGATGAGGAATTCCGGGCGCTGGATCCCTCCGGAAATGTATTGCCGGGGCTGCGGGTGGCAGGGGTGGATTTCGGCGGTGCAGACGCGGATATCTACAATGTCAATCTGAGCGGACATGGATTTTCTTTTGCGGTCAATTCCGGAAGGATCGCCGGCGAGCATGCAGCCAGGGAGCTGCGGGGCAGCCGCGGGTAA
- a CDS encoding MATE family efflux transporter, translating into MEQTGTQNRENPLGYAEPRQLLRQFAIPSIISMTVINLYNLVDQIFIGWKVGMLGNAATNVAFPLTTICMALSLLIGIGYSARYGLELGRKHPEIAERTVGNAVLIALLCGLGVFAAAELWLLPLLKAFGATPSVLPYSVTYVRITAVGFPALILGNVLSTLIRADGSPRFSMICTLVGCLTNIALDPIFMFGFGMGVDGAAKATVISQFLGLVISIPYFFHMKQVHLGRGAFRPDLKLNGRNLSLGLSNCFTQLAITLVQIVMNNSLTYYGALSVYGAEIPLTAFGIVMKVNSIVMGFFVGIAQGGQPIYSFNYGAEKYGRVKTVYRMAIRTSFVISVAAFAAFEVFPRQILSIFGTGSPLYFQFAVRFMRIFLCMVLVNGIQLITSNFFSAIAMPWKGTVLALCRQTFFLIPLILILPRFFGVEGLMYTGPVADLIAAAASLLLVRHEFRVMGTGDLQESGKGRKRGEG; encoded by the coding sequence GTGGAGCAGACAGGAACACAAAACCGGGAAAACCCGTTGGGATATGCGGAGCCGCGGCAGCTGCTGCGGCAGTTTGCCATACCCAGCATCATCTCTATGACGGTGATCAACCTCTATAATCTGGTGGATCAGATTTTCATCGGATGGAAGGTGGGGATGCTTGGAAATGCCGCCACAAACGTGGCATTTCCGCTGACTACCATCTGTATGGCACTGTCGCTGCTGATCGGCATCGGCTATTCGGCGCGTTACGGACTGGAGCTGGGGCGAAAGCATCCGGAAATCGCGGAGCGCACAGTAGGAAACGCGGTACTGATTGCTCTGCTCTGCGGCCTGGGAGTTTTTGCGGCAGCGGAGCTGTGGCTGCTTCCGCTGCTGAAGGCATTTGGAGCGACCCCTTCGGTCCTGCCGTATTCGGTCACTTATGTCAGGATTACGGCAGTCGGCTTTCCGGCGCTGATTCTGGGAAATGTGCTGAGCACCCTGATCCGCGCGGACGGGTCGCCCCGGTTTTCCATGATCTGCACCCTGGTGGGCTGTCTGACCAATATCGCACTGGATCCGATCTTTATGTTCGGTTTTGGCATGGGCGTGGACGGCGCAGCGAAAGCCACGGTGATTTCCCAGTTTTTAGGGCTGGTCATCAGTATTCCTTATTTCTTCCATATGAAGCAGGTGCACCTGGGCCGCGGCGCGTTCCGTCCGGACCTGAAGCTGAACGGACGGAATCTGTCCCTGGGACTGAGCAACTGTTTCACGCAGCTGGCCATTACTCTGGTGCAGATAGTCATGAACAATTCACTGACGTATTATGGCGCCCTGTCCGTCTATGGCGCGGAGATTCCGCTGACGGCTTTTGGCATCGTCATGAAGGTAAACTCCATTGTCATGGGCTTTTTTGTGGGAATCGCCCAGGGAGGACAGCCGATTTACAGTTTTAATTACGGCGCTGAAAAATACGGGCGGGTAAAGACGGTGTACCGCATGGCGATCCGCACCAGTTTTGTGATTTCCGTGGCGGCCTTTGCGGCCTTTGAAGTGTTTCCGCGCCAGATTCTGTCGATTTTCGGAACCGGCAGCCCCCTGTATTTCCAGTTTGCGGTTCGCTTTATGCGGATTTTCCTGTGTATGGTTCTGGTCAACGGCATTCAGCTGATTACCTCCAATTTCTTTTCCGCCATTGCCATGCCCTGGAAGGGAACGGTCCTGGCCCTCTGCCGGCAGACCTTTTTCCTGATTCCGCTGATTCTGATCCTGCCCCGGTTTTTCGGCGTGGAGGGACTGATGTATACCGGGCCGGTGGCGGACCTGATTGCGGCTGCGGCCAGCCTGCTTCTGGTACGGCATGAATTCCGCGTGATGGGTACCGGGGATCTGCAGGAATCCGGAAAAGGCAGGAAACGCGGGGAAGGATGA
- a CDS encoding ferredoxin family protein yields MGKGTIKVVAERCKSCGYCVKFCPKNVLEIGTEVNSKGYEYVTPARMDDCIACCVCGRICPDGAIEIYKN; encoded by the coding sequence ATGGGTAAAGGAACGATCAAGGTTGTGGCAGAGCGCTGCAAGAGCTGTGGCTACTGCGTGAAGTTCTGTCCGAAGAATGTACTGGAAATCGGTACAGAGGTAAACTCGAAAGGTTATGAATATGTAACGCCGGCACGTATGGATGACTGCATCGCCTGCTGTGTCTGCGGACGGATCTGTCCGGACGGTGCGATTGAGATATATAAGAATTAG
- the vorB gene encoding 3-methyl-2-oxobutanoate dehydrogenase subunit VorB, producing MARVLMKGCEAIAEAAVRAGCRFFAGYPITPQNEIPEYFSRRLPEVGGQFVQGESEVASVNMVYGAAAGGTRSMTSSSSPGIALKSEGISYAAAARIPMVYANVSRGGPGVGAIQPAQQDYFQATKASGNGGFRMMVFAPSTVQEAVDMTYRAFDYADRDRNPVLILADGVIGTMMEPVVLPEMKSDEEIAAIKENKKSWACVGHKLDYANRSWIQPGQWDTLKMQAWNEDAAAVYDSWEKDVQYESYQVEDAEVVITSYGISARIAKSAVDICRREGKKVGLIRAITVSPFPYQAYDAIDYSKCKAVLDVEMSIPAQFVQDVEMGVKDRCPIETCLCSGGNIMSREAILDAVNKLLAK from the coding sequence ATGGCAAGAGTATTGATGAAAGGCTGTGAAGCAATTGCTGAAGCAGCTGTAAGAGCCGGCTGCAGATTTTTTGCCGGATATCCGATCACACCGCAGAATGAGATCCCGGAATATTTTTCCAGAAGACTTCCGGAAGTGGGCGGCCAGTTTGTACAGGGTGAATCAGAAGTAGCCTCTGTAAACATGGTATATGGCGCGGCAGCAGGCGGAACCAGAAGTATGACTTCCTCCTCCAGCCCGGGAATTGCGTTAAAGAGCGAGGGAATTTCCTATGCGGCAGCAGCCCGTATCCCGATGGTGTATGCAAACGTATCCCGCGGGGGCCCGGGGGTAGGCGCAATTCAGCCGGCGCAGCAGGATTATTTCCAGGCAACCAAGGCATCCGGCAACGGCGGATTCCGTATGATGGTATTTGCTCCTTCTACCGTACAGGAAGCAGTGGATATGACATACCGCGCCTTTGATTACGCGGACAGAGACCGCAACCCGGTACTGATCCTGGCAGACGGTGTCATCGGAACCATGATGGAACCGGTTGTGCTGCCGGAGATGAAATCTGACGAGGAAATCGCCGCAATCAAGGAAAACAAAAAGTCCTGGGCCTGTGTCGGCCACAAATTAGACTATGCCAACAGATCCTGGATTCAGCCGGGACAGTGGGATACCCTGAAGATGCAGGCATGGAACGAAGATGCCGCTGCAGTATATGATTCCTGGGAAAAGGATGTACAGTACGAATCCTATCAGGTGGAAGACGCGGAAGTAGTAATCACTTCCTACGGCATTTCCGCCCGTATCGCAAAATCTGCTGTGGACATCTGCCGCAGAGAAGGCAAGAAAGTGGGCCTGATCCGTGCCATCACCGTCAGCCCCTTCCCGTATCAGGCGTATGATGCCATTGATTACAGCAAGTGCAAGGCCGTGCTGGATGTGGAGATGTCTATCCCGGCGCAGTTTGTACAGGATGTGGAGATGGGCGTAAAAGATCGCTGCCCGATTGAAACCTGCCTGTGCTCCGGCGGCAATATCATGAGCCGTGAAGCGATCCTGGATGCTGTCAACAAACTGCTTGCGAAATAA
- a CDS encoding thiamine pyrophosphate-dependent enzyme — protein MELLYSRTKTIQEDKVSGFCPGCMHSTVIKLFGEVMEELDIVDKTTLITGIGCCGLHMDYIAYDTITAPHGRACAVATGLKRTNPDSIYVTYQGDGDFASIGLAESVSAANRGENITVIFINNGIYGMTGGQMAPTTLLGMKASTAPKGRIAEEHGYPMHMCEILDQLTAPAYLERVSCNTPQNVMKTKKAIKKAVQNQIDGKGFSMVEIVTSCPTNWGLDAMDSLKFIEEKMLPEYPLGVIRDR, from the coding sequence ATGGAATTACTTTATTCTAGAACCAAAACAATCCAGGAAGACAAAGTATCCGGCTTCTGTCCAGGCTGTATGCACAGCACAGTAATCAAGCTGTTCGGTGAAGTAATGGAAGAGCTGGATATCGTGGATAAAACCACACTGATCACCGGAATCGGATGCTGCGGTCTCCATATGGATTATATTGCATATGATACCATTACCGCGCCCCATGGACGCGCATGCGCAGTTGCCACCGGATTAAAGCGCACCAACCCGGATTCCATCTATGTGACCTATCAGGGCGACGGTGACTTTGCGTCCATTGGTCTGGCAGAATCTGTTTCTGCAGCTAACCGGGGAGAAAATATTACCGTTATCTTTATCAACAACGGAATTTACGGTATGACCGGCGGCCAGATGGCTCCTACGACGCTTCTGGGCATGAAGGCATCCACTGCCCCGAAGGGACGTATCGCGGAGGAACACGGCTATCCGATGCACATGTGTGAGATCCTGGATCAGCTGACTGCCCCGGCTTATCTGGAACGCGTCAGCTGCAACACACCGCAGAATGTGATGAAAACCAAGAAAGCCATCAAAAAGGCCGTGCAGAACCAGATCGACGGCAAGGGATTTTCCATGGTAGAGATCGTTACCAGCTGCCCGACCAACTGGGGACTGGATGCGATGGATTCCCTGAAGTTCATCGAGGAAAAGATGCTTCCGGAATACCCGCTGGGTGTAATCAGAGACAGATAG
- a CDS encoding 2-oxoacid:acceptor oxidoreductase family protein encodes METNLCVAGFGGQGVMTLGKFLASATCDSTDKNVTFFPSYGAEQRGGTANCFVVISDDMVGAPLGDVMDDLIVMNGPSLAKFLPTLKQGGTLFINSSIVDEPTDRPDIKIVKAPVTELALEMGNAKVLNVIMLGVYVGYTEVVSPEVVWGTIEHKLAKKAKLLPLNKEAFEKGLEIGRSQK; translated from the coding sequence ATGGAAACAAATTTATGCGTTGCCGGATTCGGCGGACAGGGCGTTATGACGCTTGGCAAATTCCTTGCGTCTGCCACCTGTGATTCAACAGATAAAAACGTGACATTTTTCCCGTCATACGGCGCAGAGCAGCGGGGCGGCACAGCCAACTGCTTTGTAGTAATATCCGATGATATGGTAGGAGCGCCGCTGGGCGATGTGATGGATGACCTGATCGTTATGAACGGTCCGTCCCTGGCAAAATTCCTGCCTACCTTAAAACAGGGCGGCACCCTGTTTATCAACAGCTCTATCGTCGATGAGCCGACGGACCGCCCGGACATCAAGATTGTCAAGGCTCCGGTTACGGAACTGGCGCTGGAGATGGGCAATGCCAAGGTGTTAAACGTAATCATGCTGGGTGTTTATGTCGGTTATACCGAAGTAGTATCTCCGGAAGTGGTATGGGGCACCATCGAGCATAAACTGGCAAAGAAGGCGAAGCTTCTGCCGCTAAACAAAGAGGCCTTTGAAAAGGGACTTGAAATCGGCCGTTCTCAGAAATAA
- a CDS encoding MarR family winged helix-turn-helix transcriptional regulator, with the protein MTDTGKSFLQDGKIIPHIQVIGKLIHRYLEHQPSIQEADAMTGTKGWIICYIAENSDRDVYQRDFEEMLGISRSAASKLIHRMEQNNMICRESVPGDARFKKLVLTDRSRELYHKMIRDFERMENVVTDGFTEKEKKQMLSFLMRMESNLKK; encoded by the coding sequence ATGACAGATACCGGAAAATCTTTTTTACAGGATGGGAAAATAATCCCCCATATCCAGGTGATCGGTAAGCTGATCCACAGATATCTGGAGCATCAGCCCAGTATCCAGGAAGCGGATGCCATGACCGGTACCAAGGGCTGGATTATCTGCTATATCGCGGAAAACAGCGACCGGGATGTCTACCAGAGAGATTTCGAAGAAATGCTGGGAATCTCCCGATCGGCGGCTTCTAAGCTGATTCACCGTATGGAGCAGAATAATATGATCTGCCGGGAGAGCGTGCCGGGTGACGCCAGGTTCAAGAAGCTGGTGTTGACGGATCGATCCCGGGAATTGTATCACAAGATGATACGGGACTTTGAACGCATGGAAAATGTGGTGACAGACGGATTTACGGAAAAAGAAAAGAAGCAGATGCTGTCCTTCCTGATGCGGATGGAAAGCAATCTGAAGAAATAG
- a CDS encoding ABC transporter ATP-binding protein has protein sequence MKSLREFKLSSILAPVLVIGEVAMEVLIPFIMAMLIDQGITAGKLDVVVRDGILLLVLSVVSLAFGCISGQQAAVASTGFAQNLRKDMFYRVQTFSFSNIDRFSTSSIVTRLTTDVTNVQNAYQMSIRTLARCPVMLISALVLCFRINAHLSMIFVVVIPILFAALIFLILKVHPIFEIVFKIYDRLNEVVQENLYGIRVVKSFRREAHENEKFGKVSENLYKNFTKAEKTIAINFPVMMSAVFFCMIGIAWLGARIIVSSGGTELTTGELMSFFTYAMQILMSLIMISMVFVMLIMAQASGERIAEILTEESDIRNGEHPLMEVPDGSIDFNHVNFKYSEDAEKDVLTDIDFHIRSGETIGIIGGTGSAKSSLVQLIPRLYDVSEGNLEVGGHDVREYDLETLRNQVAMVLQKNVLFSGTIKENLRWGKEDATDEEILHVCRLAQADDFIQGFPDKYDTYIEQGGTNVSGGQKQRLCIARALLKKPKILILDDSTSAVDTKTDALIRQAFLEEIPETTKIIIAQRISSVQDADRILVMDSGRISAAGTHEELLNTSEIYREVYESQQNGGEEDA, from the coding sequence ATGAAGTCTCTTCGGGAGTTTAAGCTCTCCAGCATACTGGCGCCGGTGCTGGTCATCGGGGAAGTGGCGATGGAAGTGCTGATTCCCTTTATTATGGCGATGCTGATCGATCAGGGAATCACAGCGGGAAAGCTGGATGTGGTGGTCCGTGACGGAATTCTCCTGCTGGTGCTGTCGGTCGTTTCGCTGGCTTTCGGCTGCATTTCCGGGCAGCAGGCGGCGGTGGCATCCACAGGATTTGCGCAGAATCTGCGAAAAGACATGTTTTACCGGGTGCAGACCTTTTCTTTTTCCAATATCGACCGGTTTTCCACATCCAGTATTGTAACCCGTCTGACAACGGACGTAACCAATGTGCAGAACGCGTACCAGATGTCCATCCGTACCCTGGCACGCTGCCCGGTGATGCTGATCTCCGCGCTGGTGCTCTGCTTCCGGATCAACGCGCATCTGTCCATGATCTTTGTGGTTGTAATACCGATCCTTTTTGCGGCTCTGATCTTCCTGATTTTGAAGGTGCATCCGATCTTTGAAATCGTATTCAAGATTTACGACCGCCTGAACGAGGTGGTTCAGGAGAATCTGTACGGCATCCGCGTGGTAAAATCTTTCCGCCGGGAAGCCCATGAAAATGAAAAATTCGGTAAGGTATCCGAAAATCTTTACAAAAACTTCACCAAAGCAGAGAAGACCATTGCCATTAACTTTCCGGTCATGATGTCAGCCGTATTCTTCTGCATGATCGGCATTGCCTGGCTGGGCGCCAGGATCATTGTTTCTTCCGGCGGCACGGAGCTGACCACCGGAGAACTGATGAGCTTTTTCACTTACGCGATGCAGATCCTCATGAGCCTGATCATGATTTCCATGGTATTCGTCATGCTGATTATGGCGCAGGCTTCCGGTGAACGTATTGCCGAAATCCTGACAGAGGAAAGTGATATCCGCAACGGCGAGCATCCGCTGATGGAAGTGCCGGACGGATCCATTGATTTTAATCATGTGAACTTCAAGTATTCCGAGGACGCGGAAAAAGATGTGCTGACAGATATCGATTTTCATATCCGCTCCGGGGAAACCATCGGTATTATCGGCGGAACCGGATCGGCCAAGTCCAGTCTGGTGCAGCTGATTCCCCGTCTGTATGATGTGTCGGAAGGAAACCTGGAAGTCGGCGGACATGATGTCCGGGAATATGATTTGGAGACTCTGCGGAATCAGGTGGCTATGGTGCTGCAGAAGAATGTCCTGTTTTCCGGCACGATTAAGGAAAACCTGCGCTGGGGCAAGGAAGACGCCACGGATGAAGAAATCCTCCATGTCTGCCGGCTGGCACAGGCGGATGACTTTATTCAGGGATTTCCGGATAAGTATGACACTTATATTGAACAGGGCGGCACCAATGTATCCGGCGGTCAGAAACAGCGTCTGTGCATTGCCCGTGCCCTGCTGAAAAAACCGAAAATCCTGATTCTGGACGATTCCACCAGCGCGGTGGACACAAAGACCGATGCATTGATCCGTCAGGCCTTCCTGGAAGAGATTCCGGAGACGACCAAGATTATCATTGCTCAGCGTATTTCCTCTGTGCAGGACGCGGATCGGATCCTTGTCATGGACAGCGGACGGATCAGCGCGGCAGGTACCCATGAGGAACTGCTGAATACCAGCGAGATCTATCGGGAAGTATATGAATCACAGCAGAACGGAGGTGAGGAAGATGCCTAA
- a CDS encoding ABC transporter ATP-binding protein, which yields MPKMRGKAGRTKDPKAVIRRLLSYIKEYKFRFILVVAFVIISSVVTAYASFFIQTLIDDYITPMLGGKAADFGGLQRFITQVIIVFAVGIFASYMYNRLMIVISQGVQKKIRDDMFRHMQELPIGYFDTHTHGDVMSHYTNDTDTLRQMLSQSIPQMMSSAITVVAVFVSMLLISFWTTLVVIGFCFLIFFLIRKVAGASGKYFMKQQNSLGDVNGYIEEMINGQKVVKVFCYEERNKAAFDVKNGELRRNASRANAFANILMPMMNNLGYLLYVAVAIVGGVLAINGAVNISLRGVGVLTLGMIASFLQLSRGFVNPLAQVSQQLNFVVMALAGAERIFELLDEKPESKGGDITLQRVRVKEDGTFEDCTERTGHWVWKIPQEDGTFEEVEMKGDVKFEDVNFSYVPGKPILKHINLYAEPGQKIAFVGATGAGKTTITNLINRFYDIDSGSIKYDGIDIGRIRKYDLRRSLGVVLQEVNLFTGTVMDNIRYGRLDATDEECIQAAKLANAHEFIQMLPHGYQTMLSGDGGGLSQGQRQLISIARAAVADPPVMILDEATSSIDTRTEAIVQRGMDALMKGRTVFVIAHRLSTVKNSDVIMVLDHGEIIERGDHQRLIEKRGTYYQLYTGAFELE from the coding sequence ATGCCTAAGATGAGAGGAAAAGCAGGAAGAACCAAAGATCCGAAGGCCGTGATCCGGCGTCTTCTTTCCTATATTAAAGAGTATAAATTCCGATTTATCCTGGTGGTGGCCTTCGTTATTATCAGTTCTGTGGTTACGGCATATGCCAGCTTCTTTATCCAGACACTGATTGATGATTACATCACGCCGATGCTGGGTGGCAAGGCAGCCGATTTCGGCGGACTGCAGCGGTTTATCACACAGGTGATTATCGTATTTGCGGTGGGAATTTTTGCCTCCTATATGTACAACCGGCTGATGATTGTGATTTCCCAGGGCGTGCAGAAGAAGATCCGGGATGATATGTTCCGGCATATGCAGGAACTGCCCATCGGATATTTTGACACACATACCCACGGGGATGTTATGAGCCACTATACCAATGATACCGATACTCTGCGGCAGATGCTGTCCCAGAGTATTCCCCAGATGATGTCTTCTGCCATTACCGTGGTGGCGGTCTTTGTCTCCATGCTGCTGATCAGTTTCTGGACCACGCTGGTGGTCATCGGCTTCTGTTTCCTGATCTTTTTCCTGATCCGGAAAGTGGCGGGGGCCAGCGGAAAATACTTTATGAAGCAGCAGAATTCCCTGGGGGATGTGAACGGATACATTGAAGAGATGATCAACGGGCAGAAAGTGGTAAAAGTCTTCTGCTACGAAGAACGCAATAAGGCAGCGTTTGATGTGAAAAACGGGGAGCTGCGCAGAAACGCCTCCCGGGCGAATGCCTTTGCCAATATCCTGATGCCGATGATGAACAACCTGGGCTATCTGCTGTATGTGGCAGTGGCGATCGTCGGCGGTGTTCTGGCTATTAACGGCGCGGTGAATATCTCCCTGCGGGGCGTCGGCGTACTGACCCTTGGTATGATTGCGTCCTTCCTGCAGCTGTCCAGAGGCTTTGTCAACCCGCTGGCACAGGTATCCCAGCAGCTGAACTTTGTGGTAATGGCACTGGCAGGCGCGGAGCGTATCTTCGAGCTGCTGGATGAGAAGCCGGAGTCCAAAGGCGGCGATATCACACTTCAGCGCGTCCGGGTCAAAGAAGACGGCACTTTTGAGGACTGTACGGAACGGACCGGCCACTGGGTATGGAAGATTCCGCAGGAGGACGGCACCTTTGAGGAAGTGGAGATGAAGGGCGACGTTAAGTTTGAAGACGTGAACTTCTCTTATGTTCCGGGCAAGCCGATTCTGAAACATATTAACCTTTACGCGGAGCCGGGCCAGAAAATCGCCTTCGTAGGCGCGACCGGAGCCGGCAAGACGACGATTACCAACCTGATCAACCGTTTCTATGATATTGATTCCGGAAGCATTAAATATGATGGCATTGATATCGGACGGATCCGGAAATATGACCTGCGCCGGTCACTGGGCGTGGTGCTGCAGGAGGTCAACCTGTTTACCGGCACAGTGATGGATAATATCCGTTACGGGCGGCTGGATGCCACGGATGAGGAATGCATCCAGGCGGCAAAACTGGCCAATGCCCATGAATTTATTCAGATGCTGCCCCATGGCTACCAGACGATGCTGTCCGGCGACGGCGGCGGCCTGTCCCAGGGCCAGCGCCAGCTGATCTCGATTGCCCGGGCGGCAGTGGCGGATCCGCCGGTTATGATTCTGGATGAGGCAACCTCTTCCATCGATACCCGTACCGAGGCCATTGTACAGCGCGGTATGGACGCGCTGATGAAGGGAAGAACGGTATTTGTCATCGCGCACCGGCTTTCCACAGTCAAAAACTCCGATGTGATTATGGTGCTGGATCACGGCGAAATCATTGAACGCGGCGATCATCAGCGTCTGATCGAAAAACGGGGTACGTATTATCAGCTCTACACAGGAGCTTTTGAATTGGAATAA